The Deinococcus aquaticus genomic interval CCCCGCGCAGACTGGGCGCATGACCGACCCCGCCCTCTCCCGGCGCCTCTCGTACCTGCTGCGTCACGCCCCGCACGAGGCGGGCCTGACTCTCGCGCCCGGCGGATGGGTGCCGCTCGCGCCCGTGCTGACGCACCTGAACACCACCCGCGCCCAGGTCGAAGCCGTCGTCGCGGGGAGCGATAAGCAACGCTTCAGCCTGCGCGGCGACCACATCCGCGCCAACCAGGGGCACAGCGTGCCCGTCGACCTGCAACTGCATCCCAGCGTGCCGCCCGCCCTGCTGTATCACGGCACGCACGCGGGCGCCCTGCCTGCCATCCGCGAGGGTGGACTGCGCTCCATGAACCGCCACCACGTCCACCTCTCGCCCGACCCGGACACCGCCCGGCGAGTCGGCGCGCGGCGCGGCCCGCCCA includes:
- a CDS encoding RNA 2'-phosphotransferase; amino-acid sequence: MTDPALSRRLSYLLRHAPHEAGLTLAPGGWVPLAPVLTHLNTTRAQVEAVVAGSDKQRFSLRGDHIRANQGHSVPVDLQLHPSVPPALLYHGTHAGALPAIREGGLRSMNRHHVHLSPDPDTARRVGARRGPPITLTIRAGEMHTAGHVLFVSENGVWLVDMVPPAFIDGA